Within the Camelus dromedarius isolate mCamDro1 chromosome 9, mCamDro1.pat, whole genome shotgun sequence genome, the region GTAGCACCTGCCCGTGTAAATACTCCTGTCACCTCCGAGGCAGGTGCGCATAGGCGCGGGCAGGTGCAGGCAGGTGCGGGCAGGTTCGGACAACTACCCTGCACTCCTTTCTCCCTCCGCACATTCGCCCCCGCCTCCCTGCGACCGGACCTCTCCACGCTGGGGTGGTCCACACGCCCTATCTTCCCCCCGGCCACCATCCTCCGGGTTCTTCCTCTCCCCAAGCCACCTTTCTACTCCCCGCGGCACTACACCCACATCACACCCCCAGCCCACCTTCAGTTTGCACTTTCCTTCCCGACTCACCTCTCGCGGAAGATGCTTTCCTCCTACAATCTAGTCCCGGGAATCAGCTTCGAGGGGGCGGGGCGCCTTTCGAATATCCCAAGCCCCGCCCACCTTACCATACACGCTCAATGATTGGTGGGGGTCAGCATTCCCCGCCCTCGTGGGGCGGAGCGGCGTGGGGGGCAGCTGGCCGGAAGTCTGAAGGTGGGGGCCGAGTGGAGAGCAGTTCATGAAAGGCGCCATCCGGAGGGCTGCAGGGGGAGGCCGCGAGCGGGCGCGCGTGCCCGGGAGACcttgaggggcggggcctcgcggCGGCGCGCGACATAATGGGCCAATGAGTGAGGGCTTCTCGCCCTGCCACCCCCTCTGCTGCACCCCCTCCTTTGACGCCTCTCACGGCCGTCCGCCCTAAAACGAACGCTCTGTCTGAGGAAAGACGTTTCCTTGGGCTCACTCCTTTCGGAAGCAGATCTGCCGGATTCCTCAGTTctgattttttccaaaatttcGGAAGCAATTGAACATTCATATTTTAAGTACGTTGAGGTTCTCTAAGAAGTGCGTCTTCCATCGGCTTTTTAGGCAAGAACATTCGGAACTTGAGGCACCCAAGGTGTGAAGAAAACAACGGGCTTTTCAGACACGGAGATTTGGGTTCAAATTCAACCGTGGCTCCTCTGTTGACaaacatattgaatatatttgACCTCTCTGGGCTTATCTTTGACCCCTCGCTTATCTCAGTGGATCATGACAGTCACAGTATGTGTTAGGAGCATAATTATGAACATCAAGTTTTATACTGTGTGCCTTAAGGGCTTTTGAGGGTAGTGTTTGGGACTTGCTTCCTCTAAACTAAAAGCTGTGTTTATAAAAAGCTTAAACCTACTTATTAgggattttctttgttgtttccaGGGGTAGCCTGTGAATAGACTGGGCCACCAGTTAACAGAACTTAGAAATGTTCTAGAGATTTTAAGTTAAAAGGCCCTAAAAGAATGGTTGACGAGCTTTCCCATAAACAAAGAGCCTGAGCTTTTAGTCTCCTGAGTTTATGACTATTATTTTGGCTTTTTATAAGCTTTTTGTTTACTTCCTAGTTTTTAGCTGTGAAGTTGCTGGGTAGTGTGGTTTGGAGGAGTGAGATGTTAATTGTAATAAATGCCACAAGAAGCAAAGGAACCTTGGGATTTAGTGGTGTGATAAGATGGGGAGGCCCAGAATGTGCAGGCTTGTGTGAGAAAGAGCTGAGAGAAGAGGGTTGCCTCTCTTTCTGTAGGTTCCCTGTGAAGGTGGAATTTAAGTTCTCTGCAGAGTTCAGATTCTTTGGAGGTGAGAAAACCAGAGCTAGTAGCTTCCCTCTCTCCAGGCAGGTAGTGGCAAATTGGAGATCAGAAGGAAAGAAGCTGTTCGTTAACCGCATTCTTCCTTCCCCTAGGAGCAGCCTGAGAAGGGAGAGTCTTCATCCACCTTCAGGTAAGCGAAGGAGGCAGTTTTAGCAAATTGGAAGTTCGTTTCTCCTAAGGAAACTCATCTCCAGTTTTCTATTGCCAAGTTATGATTTTGAAAGCTGTTGCAGTACAAAGAAAAAGGCATCTACTTTCTCCTCTAGCAGAATGACAACAAAGCCAGAGTATATAGATTTCAGGCACAAGGATTCTTCACTCAGCATAAGGCCACTAATCTGGGAAATATCTGTTTCCCCCAGTTCAACTCCAAGATAATATGTATGAATAGGTGTTTAAGATTTTGCATAAATAGTGaagaaatgaattaatgaagaaaTTACACCCCTCCACCCTGACCCCACCCCCGCACAGGGTAAGCCTTAGTTCAGAAGGTACTTTGAACATAGTATTGCCtgcataaatgaaaaaattaaggatTCCAGTGCAGTTCTCCTTGAATGCAGAAAGATTGCCTGTGACTGGAGGTCTTGTTCAATGTGAAGATTTTACTCATTCACCATGAAGGCTGAGAATATAAGAACTTTAAGAGATGGCCCTTGAGCACTTCAACAAACAGCTGAGGCATGGGACTGTGGCTTGAGACCAGAGTCTGACTGATCCTTGGGACAGCATAACTGGGAGTATTTCACTCCTTCCTGACCTATGCCCTGTTTCAGCTGGAGGGAGGCCTCTTAGTCATTGTGTACATGACTGGCTGGCTCTGgactctgcccccagcccccaacctccCTCTCAACATTTTCAGCAGGGATTCCACAAGTGCATTAGACCCTACAAATGATTTGTGTgactattttctcaatttttccaAGGATGCTATACAACTAGTAACATTCTAGGTGCATAGGAAGAAGTTGATTTATGACATACAATGAATGCTGGGTGCATTGGGATTCTCATAATTGCATAATTGAGAAAGGCTGGAATAGATAGATGCTTGGCGTCAACTGAAAATAGACCTTTGGTCTGAAAAGAAAAGCTCTTCACACTCAGCGAAACATATCCCCTTCCTCCTCAAAACCTCTCCTAATATTTACTACCACCtagaaatcttttctttcttaaacccATAATTCCAATCCAGACCCATGCAGTGGAGTCACTGGGTAGAAGAGATGGGAGGAAGTAGGGAAAGCTTGACGTTAAACAGACCTGGTTCAAATCCTAGAACTTCAGCTCTCCAGCTACATGACTTGGAACAGTTTATAAGCTTGAACTTACTCATTTGTAAAACGAAGATTAAAAGCCTGATGTTCAGTGATGCCTAGAAAGCTGTTTCAGTTATGTattactgtgtaacaaaccacGCAATATTTAGTGGCTTGAAGCAACAGCGAATATTCATCTCATGATCTTACCATTTGGACAGGGCTGTGCAAGAATAACCTGTCTCTACACGAGGAGTAGATTGAGCTTCACTAGGGCTGAGGGGTCCAAGGTGGCCACACATGTCTAGGGCTGTGGTGCTGGCTGCCAGCTGGGATGCTTGGTTgtcctccaggcagcctcccaTAATTTAGTAATCTATCCTCAGATTCTGTACAGGGGAGCTGACTTCCAAAAGCAAAAGTAGAAACTACAAGACGTCTTAAGATTTAGCCCCAGAACTGCCATAGCATAACCTCCATTATATTCTTGTGGTCAAAGCAGTTCACATGgtcagcccagattcaaggggaggagaaACGGGCTCCAATTCTTGTTGGGAAGAAGAATACCATGCCCATAATGGGATGGGAGGAATTGTCACTATCTTTTGCAAACTCCATCACAGGATACCTTCAATATCTTGTTTGTTAGAAGAATGAAAAGTGTAAGCAAGAGCACCTCCCCTTTATTCTTTCCTCAGGGTTTAATGAGACTCTGCTCCAGTTTCTTCAGTATCTCCCAGCCCTCACATCTTAGTGCTCTGCCTTTAATTAGTTATATGTACATTTATGTcctgctgtctgtgtctgtgtgataGATGTGCATTCTGTTTTACAACTTATACTGGAAAGCACAGAGAAGAAGAGAACAAGTCATCTTGAGCATCGCTTTGAGCACCTGGTACTGTATAGAGTTGTCATAGACTGTCCAGAGAAAAGGACAGTGTTAGAAACCTCTGTGAAAGAGAAGGTGGATATGGGAAGAGAAAGGGGAGTCTGGGGGTCTGCAGATTCCATACGATCTGGCTAAAGAATTCCAGCTTTCTCAATGGTTTTCCATATGGAAAGGCTCAAACAGATGGACACTTATGCACTGAGGAATCGTACCTTTATTTAGATTAGTGCaaaccagacactgtgctggagCTCCTTAAGAACACAGTATCACCACAgtcaggcttcctggaggcaCAGAAAAGAGAGGGGATGTTGTGACCATAACAGCAAACAGCCAGAGCACATCCAGGATGCAGAGGCAACCCCCTTTCACGGTCCCTTGGTCCTGTGCTCTGAATTTACCTGGCTTAGTGGCTGGCACTGGCTGGGAGAGACATAAAAGGGCAACTAACACTAACAAGGCTAACACCAAAACAACATGACATTAACATTAACCTTAACACAGAGAGGGAATGGAGAGATGGCGAGAGAACTGGCTTTGCAAGCCAACTGGCAGGGAGAGCTCTCCTGAGAAGCCTGTACTTTTAATGCATCCCTTAGGGTTTTCATTTGCTCTGTATCAGTGAGAGGCTTAAGTAAATGTTTTCTGGGATGGAATTCATTCTTGGTTTTTATCAACCGGAAGCTGCAAGTCAGAGGAGACATTGGAACCAGTTCTCTCCAATTCTATCATGAGCTTCCTTTTCACATCACTCACCAGTTTGTACACAACATTTCTACTGTGAATGATTTAGAATCTGAAGGAGTTATCAAATGCTAAATGATGATCTGAAAGGCCCTTTGCCAATAATGTGCTGCTTCAGACCACATACCCACATGTTCGattattattgacatataatgATAGCGGTGGTTTTCTTCtcttggaaaggaaaggaatccAGAAACTTCAAAGTAAAAGCAATCAAACTAATCTGTTTTTCACCATGCTTAAGATACTGAAGTAGAAACACTTAATTGACAGGAgcatcttcctccctccttttccatGCTGTCACCATGCAATAGGGGTGACTGTCAGCCATCCTCCACTCCTGATTGTTCCCTTGACACCTTTTCTTATAGCACctacccacctgcctcccacaaACCCCCTTACAGTTAGGTAGATACTACCACTTTTCAGAGGGCCATTAGATTTAATTCCGACCATCAATTTGAGGAGTACAGATAGACAGAGAATGTGACAAAATTAGACCTCATTTTTGGTAAATTCCCTCCACAGGGATGCTAGTATTAGCTTACCAACAAAAGTGATGGAAAGAAAAGTGGTCACCAGTGAGTGTATGATTGAAAGGCTCAGGAATAGATTATCTGTCCCAGATTCAACAACACTAGCCCTAAACATGAAATACTCCATTCATACCCCTTGTCCCTCTTTCCTTACCTTCCTCAGAATTGCCCATGTCCTCTTATGGTGCCTCAGTTAGGAGCTGCAAGAATTTagacatttttcactgttaacaTCTCAGAAATCTCTGGGAAACCTTCTTTTGGAGCATTGAGAAGGGATATACTTCCAGGTTTTTCAGGAGTCCCTGGTGCTAATTAGTCTGTGCATAGGGAAGAATAGGACTTGTAATGGCCATTCATTCCTGATTCATACTACACATACTTAGAGAATGCCCACTGTGTGTCCGAAATTGGACTCTACACTGGGGGACAAAGGCGAAAAAGACGGTCTCTGCCCTTGAAATTCTCACAGTTTATGGGAAAACAGATCAGTAAATAGATACCTATAAAATAATATGCTAAATGCAATGATGGAGATCCTAGCAAGGTGAcaagaatggataaatgaatgaatactttaAAAGAGGTAGAGAGGATATGCAATAGTCCCTCTTAACAAATCAGAGACAGGAAGTCCTCTAGTTTGCTTTAAAGCCCAAAAAAGAGCTATAGCCTTCCTGGACTGAGTCAGAAGATTGTATAGTTTAAAGAAAAACGATCCGGGTGAGGTCCAGCAGACTTGGCCTATTTTCATCGTAGTACCAGCTCCTCAATTAACCAACACTGGAAATCTCCAGTAAACTGACTGatcacctctctgtgcttcaggttTCTCCTTTGAAGAACAGAAAGCAATTCTTCCTATATTACAGAATTATGATGGTGAAAAATGAGATAGTGGATAATAAAAACAGCTCCTCAAATACATcctgatgatgacagtgatgagaAGGCCTGAAGGGGGAAGCGAGCCGAGCCCTCCTCCCTATAGGCTTGTGTCTCTGCTCTCCACTTCTCCATCTATGGAGGGAGGAGGTGATGCACCCTAAAGTGTGAATTCTGCCCTTACCTTTCACATCTACCCGACAGTCCACGGACGCCTCCCCCAGGGGATTAACTGCCTTGCACGTGTAGATGCCCCCGTCAAAGGGACCAGGCTTGCGGATTTCTAGGGAGCAGATTCCCAGGTGGGTGAGGGCTCTGTACTTGGGGTTGCCTTGAATATCCATCTTGTTCTTCAGCCAGATGATCTTCGGCTGGAAGATAAGGTGAGGGGGCAGCAAGGGGTGGTAAGAACCAATTGTTCTTTCTGTGCTCAGTCTCTGGGACTCTTTGCCTTCAAGGCTTGGGGACACACTGGCCAGGGGAACAGTAGGAGTAGGGTGATTTAAGAACAGATGGTACAGGGATCTGGGAGAGATAACAGCCTTCTGGAAAGCTCCCTGTCCCTGACGTTTGCGAAGGGGTTTCCCTGCTGGTATCTTAGCAGCCTCCCAAGCTCCTTCTCTTGGTTGAAAAGAGACCTTGCCTTGTTCATCAAGTATTCCTGACTAGAAAAAGGGTGTTTCTTCTGTTCCATCCTGCTCAAGCAGACCCTTCATGGAACAGAAGCACTGGGTGTCAGAACCTCCTCTTTTTCATATATACATTGTTGAATCACTGATAGTCTATCCCCACTCTTGGCTCAGGAGTCACTCCTGTCCCCTCTGGTTAGAAAGTAGATTATAGAGTGGACTTATTAATACCCTTTCTGAGATGTTAGCTCCCTGTGGTCTGGCCCAAGACTAATACACAACAGGTACTTGGTGAAGGTGTTCATGGTGTTTTATGCCATATGTGGAGTACAGAGCCTAGAttgtaaacataataaaataatagattgTAAATTGGGTTGTGGCCAAAGGCTTAACTCCAGGCAGCTAGCATGTGCACAGCCACCCTGATCAGATGAGGCATGGGGGGTGAGTAAGGAGAAACCAACAGGACTCCATCACCCCTGCCAGAGAAACAATTTTGAAGCTCATGCCCAATTGCCAGCAGGTCAGAAAGTGACATCTCCATATACAAGGCACAAACACTTCaaggaaaactggaaatattCTCCACATCATCCTGTCTTGGACTCCAATGCCCTGAGAGTTCTGATGAAACTTGCTGTGGAAGAGGCAGATGATGGGGACAGGAACAAATGTTTTGGTTAGAATCTCCTTGGACACAGCGAAGGTTAGAGCAGGAGCAGAAAGCAGCACAGCACAGCCACCCACAGACCTCCCCGCTCACCTTGGGGGAGGCACGGACGCAGCAGAAGAGCTGGGTGTCGTAGCCAATGACTGTAGTGCAGTCCACCAGAGGCTGGGTGAACTTCGGGGCTTCAGAGAAATCTCACTGAGCAAACCTCTTGGTCTTGTAAACAGTAGCTGAGGGGACCAAGAAGGGCCTTGCCGTAGTGCCTGAGCACCCCACCCCTCTTCAACTCTGCACCCTTAACTCTTCCTGGCTCCGAGTCACAGTGTCTTACCTGCTTTCTGGATGTGGGCCAGGTCGGCAGTGATAGGGGCTGTCTCACTGAGCCCACACTGGTTCTCAGCAAAGACTCGAAAAGCATAGGAGTTGCCGACGATAAGGTTGGAGACTGTGCAGCTAGTGCGGTGACAGCGCTCCTGCACCGTGAACCACAGCTGTGGGGTCCCGAGAAGATGCCTTGAATGACACCCTAGTTTTGTGAATTCACTCCACCTCAGCCCACCCAGTGCAGATACCAGAACCCCATTACAGAATGTGCTGTCcgtcctccccttcctcccagctggGCCTCACCCCAGATTTGGTGTCAGCCTTCTGCACCGTGTATCCTAGGAGTGCCGCGTTGCCCGTGTCTTGGGGTGGTGTCCACTCCAGGGCAGCGCTGGAGCCCCAGAAGTCCACCAGCTTGATACTCTGAGGAGGGCCCGGCCTCTCTGAAAGGGCCAAGAATGACAGCAGACTTGAGGACATCACTCCAGGAGGGTCCCTCCTCTTCTGCTCAGCCACCCCACCCTTCACCCACCACTGCATCCCACAGCCCCATTTTCCCAGCTCTATGTGCTGGCTCCTCTTCAGGCTGGAGAGGGAGCCCCTGAGAACCATCTCATCCCATTCCCCTGACTGTACCGATCACCAGGATGTCAATGGTGGCAGTGGCCTCCAGCCTGCCCAGCTGCACACTGAGCTGGTAGCGACCCGAGTCAGCACGCTGGGCCTCTCGGATGAAGAGGATGGAGTCATGGTCCCCATTCCGCACACTCACACGACTGGTGTCCAAGGCGCAGCCATCATGTGTCCAGATGGCTCGAGGTTTGGGTTTACcctgagaaatggaaagaaggctgTGAATGGCCCCCAGAGGCCTCTTGCCCCTCTCGGTTGCGGGAGGGGTCAGATCCATCAGGTCCACATGGTGACTTGATTCGCAGCTGCAAATTCCTTGAGTGAGAGGTTGGTGGACTGTCCCAGGGGACTCCCATCTCTCAGGAACAGCCTCAGGACCATGGGAAAGGGGGATGGCTTTGAGTCTCCCACTCTCTGAGAGTCTGGGTCATGGACACCCAGGGAAGCTGGGACTAACAATAGCTGCCCAAACTCCCGAGAGCCCTCGAAACTGAGAGCTCCCAGACCTCTGCTGACCGAAGGTCGCAGGTTAGCCTCATGTCATCACATGGGGCATGACCTGACCCATGACCAGACCTGACCCAACCCAACCCTCCCCCCCGGGAGAGCTGATGGAAGGGCCGTTTGGCCTCAAACTTCTGGTGACATGCCCTTTCCATTCAAGGCCAGGATGACTGTCCTACTGCTAGCAGGACTCTTGGTTTCTATTTCCAAATCAAAACCCTGGCCTGGTCCCACCCGTGGACTCAGCATGGAGTGTGGCATCATCACCTGGAATGGGATTAGTAGGTTCACAGTGTCTCCAGCCTTCCGGATGTAGGTCTgcctcagggccctggggagccagATCTTGGGGTGCTCTGAGTGATGGAAAGAGAGAGCAGGGGATGGTGAGCCTCCTGTAGGGGGAAGAGAAGCGCTCAGAGGAAGTGGGTGCTGCATCCAGCCATGCTCCCTGGGCCGGTGACCCCGGCAACAGCAAACTAAGCCCTCTCTCAGGGGACGGGAAGATCGCTCCCACTGTCTCGCTGGGATTTAGGGATGAGCAACTGGCTGAAGGCTCCTCTAGAGTGTTAAAGTGGTGGCAGAAAGAACACTGAAGTGCAAGCCTGACGCCTGCTTCTCCTACTTTGTAACTCTCATCCACTGACTTTTCACTGACTGcgatttctttttcctgtttgtgCACAGGCCAGTCCAGTCTGTGTGTTTTGTCTTTCCACCCCTTTTCTACATTTGTCCTCAACAACACTCCTTTAATCAAGGCCATTTTCAATGTTAATCCTGACCTCCAAGtgtcagccccactccccagttTGGTGCCAGACCCCGAGGAGAAAGCTTTACATTCTGCAGGTAGAGGCAACACCCTGGACCCACAAGGACAGAACTGGTGTCACTGCAGAGGGAGCTGGCATCTGGGTCCCTTCCTCTGTGGAGCCGCCCTGTTCAGGGGCCTGCATAGTGTCTTCCAGTTTGTGGAGGATCACTTTGTACGATTAGAATCTGGGAAAGATTAGGTCCACTTCTCACTTCCCCTTGATCTTCCAGGCGTGTTCCAGTGAGAGGAGAGATTAGATTATGTTTTATTGGCTCCCAGGATGAAGATAGGAGATGCTCAGGAAAGTGCTGAGTGTAACGTTTGGAAAATGACCAGATGTAATTTCCTCTTGGGATACCTCAGGCGGTCTCGGCTGAGGACATGCAAACATCCCGCCTGGGGTCCCTTGGAGGCCTGGCTGAGACCTACTCCACTTTCTGGCCCTCTGGGGGTCCTGTCTCCTCCTGTCTCAGGCAAAGACAGTCCCCTGCTGCTGCTGTCTTACGTGGAGTGTGACAGAACTTCGATCCCACCGACTCCCTGGCGCCTCTCCACAATTCATTCCCAGCAGTTGGAAGAACTCCACCCCAGTCCACAACCATGACAAACAGCACAATGGCTTGATAGCAGATTCCAGACTTTTTGataatatatatttccctgtaagTACATTTCTGAACATTCACCCCAATATACGTATGTTTACTTACAAATTAAactgtttaaaatgtatattacataatgcagaattttaaaagatgaaatttaaaatagaataaatgaagaTTCTAAGAAGTTCTTCCTACACCTCAATTTGTAAACCATTATTTAGATCACACCCGTAGTTTGCCTCCATTACCATCTTCACATCAGCTGgcctttgtaaaatgaatataagcaCAAATATTCAGCGCATGCTATCCATTATATTTACCTAGTTTCCTTTTTCCCATGTGGCTTATGTTTTAACCTGGGTTGTGCTGTCTTAGACTGCGCCTCACCCCTGCCCTGACCAAGACAGGCACTGAGTGACCCGGGGCCCCGCTGTGCCCTGAGCGCCGTCCTGCCTGAGTGGCTCAGCAAAGACTCAGCACGGAGCCCAGGCGGCTGAACGACCCTGCCTGGCGTCCCTCTGTCCGACTTTGACGGTTTGGGAGGAGGCGGGGCATGAAGAACAGAAGAAGTGTTGTGTGATGTGTTCCTCTCCTGTGGCCATCTTGGCAAGTGACCAAGGTGTTGAGAACAGGCGGATGTGAC harbors:
- the MYBPHL gene encoding LOW QUALITY PROTEIN: myosin-binding protein H-like (The sequence of the model RefSeq protein was modified relative to this genomic sequence to represent the inferred CDS: substituted 1 base at 1 genomic stop codon), whose protein sequence is MGPPPQGPDDKALQLMKIFLWSPASGWPSMEAVTAPEVAPGSTLKVKEASPADADLPQASPQRGAGSPTPQLLPPIEEHPKIWLPRALRQTYIRKAGDTVNLLIPFQGKPKPRAIWTHDGCALDTSRVSVRNGDHDSILFIREAQRADSGRYQLSVQLGRLEATATIDILVIERPGPPQSIKLVDFWGSSAALEWTPPQDTGNAALLGYTVQKADTKSGLWFTVQERCHRTSCTVSNLIVGNSYAFRVFAENQCGLSETAPITADLAHIQKAATVYKTKRFAQXDFSEAPKFTQPLVDCTTVIGYDTQLFCCVRASPKPKIIWLKNKMDIQGNPKYRALTHLGICSLEIRKPGPFDGGIYTCKAVNPLGEASVDCRVDVKAPN